A single Cyclopterus lumpus isolate fCycLum1 chromosome 1, fCycLum1.pri, whole genome shotgun sequence DNA region contains:
- the LOC117736090 gene encoding beta-1,3-N-acetylglucosaminyltransferase lunatic fringe-like produces the protein MWKPAGGSNGTFSSAAAAAAAVTCLLVTGTLVITVGHPRGGEPVEPPAAAGKAFSAYFRKLTRERRAMSGPRRRSAPVGPVERLSPDDLFIAVKSTGRYHRQRLDLLLDTWISRNMQQTFVFTDGEDEKLRKRMGAHLINTNCSAAHNRQALSCKMALEYDTFIKSGRKWFCHVDDDNYVNVGSLLKLLSQYAHAQDVYIGRPSLERPIEATERLGATQTKQVRFWFATGGAGFCLSHGLALKMKPWASDGAFMATAEHIRLPDDCTVGYIAEALLGVSLIRSPLFHSHLENLGLVSDIHNQVTLSYGTVASSRNAVTLKGPFSILEDPTRFRSLHCLLHPDAARCPRPR, from the exons ATGTGGAAACCCGCCGGTGGTTCAAACGGCACCTTCAGCTCagcggccgccgccgccgccgcggtCACCTGTCTGCTCGTGACCGGGACGCTGGTCATCACTGTCGGACACCCGAGAGGCGGAGAGCCGGTGGAGCCTCCGGCCGCTGCGGGGAAAGCGTTCTCGGCGTACTTCAGGAAACTCACCCGGGAGAGGCGCGCGATGAGCGGCCCGCGGAGGAGGAGCGCTCCCGTCGGGCCGGTGGAGCGCCTCTCCCCGGACGACCTGTTCATCGCGGTGAAAAGCACCGGGAGGTATCACCGGCAGAGGCTGGATCTCCTGCTGGACACCTGGATCTCCAGAAACATGCAACAG acGTTCGTGTTCACTGACGGAGAGGACGAGaagctgaggaagaggatgg GAGCTCACCTGATCAACACCAACTGCTCAGCGGCCCACAACCGCCAGGCCCTCTCCTGCAAAATGGCTCTGGAGTACGACACCTTTATCAAGTCTGGCAGGAA GTGGTTCTGCCACGTGGACGACGATAACTACGTGAACGTGGGCTCGCTGCTGAAGCTCTTGTCTCAGTACGCTCACGCGCAGGACGTCTACATCGGCCGGCCCAGCCTCGAGCGACCCATCGAGGCCACGGAGAGGCTCGGCGCCACGCAAACG aagcaGGTGCGTTTCTGGTTCGCCACGGGCGGAGCAGGATTCTGTCTGAGCCACGGCCTCGCTCTCAAGATGAAACCCTGGGCGAG CGACGGCGCCTTCATGGCGACAGCTGAGCACATCCGCCTCCCGGACGACTGCACCGTCGGTTACATCGCGGAGGCGCTGCTGGGCGTGAGCCTCATCCGCTCGCCGTTGTTCCACTCCCACCTGGAGAACCTGGGCCTGGTGTCAGACATACACAACCAG GTGACCCTCAGCTACGGCACAGTGGCGAGCAGCAGGAACGCCGTCACCCTGAAGGGCCCGTTCTCCATACTTGAAGATCCCACGAG gtTCAGGTCGCTCCATTGTCTGCTGCACCCAGACGCCGCTCGCTGCCCCCGGCCGCGTTAA